From the genome of Cryptococcus neoformans var. neoformans B-3501A chromosome 1, whole genome shotgun sequence, one region includes:
- a CDS encoding hypothetical protein (Match to EST gb|CF183107.1|CF183107; Similar to gi|38104413|gb|EAA50984.1| hypothetical protein MG04743.4 [Magnaporthe grisea 70-15], FASTA scores: opt: 805, E(): 6.2e-43, (36.323% identity (58.445% similar) in 669 aa overlap (44-673:45-641))) translates to MPAAVRERSPSSPSGRAAKKSRNNTEHAVLSSINHPSAEQVAAYREKYVNAAPFKHAVLSDLLSDDLLEGVVEESKKFGMRGEEGSLPGWGWEQKETDIYKIHQTPDLSSLSPEHLPDETLEALPLLTRLKDALYSQEFRNLVRQVTGCGPLSGTKTDLSAALYTKGSHLLLHDDSISTRLISYILYLPYSIEEAPEDKDVALQRSTNGKFLKGWDPAWGGSLELFSVETGEEVGPPSVKRFAKVSATWGQIVFFEVQPGRSYHSVEEVVIDEGRRRFSVSGWFHRPVEGEEGYAPIDKEKEQKQLSSLAQITAAPSMPFTPYNTTPPPGLKPSDIAFLSNYLSPSYLTVATLERLSGQFVEASEIVLHNFLQPELAAKLKAETEGVDKKDQASYEGLLPPQELGEGDGWIIQGPSSKHRYLNLTSLTTSTPIVQSIHNVLFPSEAFRAWLSVVSSLAPTGHRNEARRFRNGLDYTLANGEGKDGDARLDVSLGMTWWADVPAGSDEEDALVENGGWEAYLAAPDEDEDPTVYQSSVAKKAAKEHSQEPKEPNGKKVEEKSKPQANGSSEKKDGPSISIGGQELEFDPDQFSPSDFDSDSEAGDEDDGPLLTQPVAFNKLLLVLRDPGVMKFVKYLGANAPGSRWDVSGEFEVGVLEEEPAEDGAPEAEGSGEGKADA, encoded by the exons ATGCCAGCAGCAGTTAGAGAACGCTCGCCCAGCAGCCCATCTGGTAGGGCAGCAAAGAAGTCCCGGAACAACACAGAACACGCCGTGTTGAGCTCCATCAACCACCCCTCGGCCGAGCAAGTGGCCGCCTACAGGGAAAAATACGTCAACGCAGCTCCCTTTAAACATGCCGTCCTTAGTGACCTTTTGAGCGATGACCTG CTTGAAGGTGTCGTGGAGGAGTCCAAGAAGTTCGGcatgagaggagaggaaggcagCCTCCCCGGATGGGGCTGGGAGCAAAAGGAGACAGACATTTATAAAATCCACCAAACTCCTgatctttcttctctcagtCCTGAACACCTTCCTGATGAAACGCTCGAGGCGTTGCCATTGTTGACACGGTTGAAGGACGCTTTGTATTCCCAGGAATTTAGAAATTTGGTCCGTCAGGTTACTGGTTGTGGTCCTCTTTCCGGTACAAAGACCGACTTGTCTGCCGCCCTCTACACCAAAGG TTCCCACCTTCTTCTACACGACgactccatctccacccgTCTCATCTCTTACATTCTCTATCTCCCCTACTCCATCGAAGAGGCCCCGGAGGATAAGGACGTGGCTCTTCAACGTTCTACGAACGGGAAGTTCCTCAAGGGATGGGACCCTGCTTGGGGTGGCTCTCTGGAGCTTTTTTCCGTAGAAAccggagaagaagttggtCCTCCCAGCGTGAAGCGATTTGCAAAGGTCTCTGCTACTTGGGGTCAAATTGTCTTCTTTGAG GTGCAACCGGGAAGAAGTTACCACTCtgtggaggaggttgtAATCGATGAAGGCCGCAGGAGGTTCAGTGTCAGTGGTTGGTTCCACCGACCCGTcgaaggcgaggagggtTATGCTCCCAttgacaaggagaaggagcaaaaGCAGCTCTCTTCTCTGGCTCAGATT ACAGCCGCTCCTTCAATGCCCTTCACCCCTTATAACACCACTCCTCCTCCCGGCCTCAAGCCCTCCGACATTgccttcctttccaacTACCTATCTCCATCCTACCTCACTGTTGCCACTCTTGAGCGACTTTCTGGGCAATTCGTTGAAGCCTCCGAGATTGTCTTGCACAACTTCCTTCAGCCCGAACTTGCGGCGAAGCTCAAAGCAGAGACTGAAGGTGTTGACAAAAAGGACCAAGCTTCCTATGAaggccttcttcctcctcaggAGCTCGGTGAAGGTGACGGGTGGATCATCCAAGGTCCTTCCTCTAAACACCGATACCTCAATCTCACTTCTCTTACCACCTCCACTCCTATAGTCCAGTCTATCCATAACGTGTTATTCCCCTCTGAGGCTTTCCGAGCATGGCTCTCTGTGgtctcttctcttgctcCCACTGGCCACCGCAACGAAGCTCGCCGATTCCGAAACGGTCTCGATTACACTCTCGCCAACGGTGAAGGcaaggatggagatgctAGACTGGACGTCTCTTTGGGTATGACATGGTGGGCCGATGTTCCGGCGGGaagtgatgaggaggatgcttTGGTTGAAAACGGTGGTTGGGAGGCTTACCTCGCCGCTcctgatgaggatgaggaccCTACTGTGTACCAAAGCTCTGTGGCAAAGAAGGCTGCCAAGGAACACTCCCAGGAGCCCAAGGAACCCAACGGAAAGAAGGTCGAGGAGAAATCTAAGCCTCAGGCGAACGGTAGCAgcgagaagaaagatggacCTTCAATTTCAATCGGCGGCCAAGAGCTTGAGTTCGACCCCGACCaattctctccttctgaCTTTGACTCTGATTCTGAAGCTggcgacgaggatgatgggCCTTTGTTGACCCAACCTGTGGCGTTCAACAAACTCTTGCTTGTTCTTCGTGATCCAGGGGTTATGAAGTTTGTAAAGTACTTGGGGGCGAACGCGCCAGGAAGCAGGTGGGATGTATCGGGTGAGTTCGAGGTAGGCGTCCTTGAAGAGGAGCCAGCTGAGGACGGTGCACCCGAAGCTGAGGGTTCTGGTGAGGGCAAGGCGGATGCGTGA
- a CDS encoding hypothetical protein (Match to ESTs gb|CF185793.1|CF185793, gb|CF192439.1|CF192439, gb|CF185792.1|CF185792; Similar to gi|46098247|gb|EAK83480.1| hypothetical protein UM02442.1 [Ustilago maydis 521], FASTA scores: opt: 1139, E(): 2.2e-58, (42.993% identity (70.546% similar) in 421 aa overlap (1-419:1-416)); HMMPfam hit to EF1G, Elongation factor 1 gamma, conserved domain, score: 207.0, E(): 3.7e-59; HMMPfam hit to GST_C, Glutathione S-transferase, C-terminal domain, score: 52.6, E(): 1e-12; HMMPfam hit to GST_N, Glutathione S-transferase, N-terminal domain, score: 47.3, E(): 4.1e-11), whose product MAPKLTGFPGNSRVRRVLSVAALAGVELEHDKSFTFASEWKTPEFLEKNPFGFLPVLELEDGTTLRECAAIAEYIAEIGSNKNLIPSDPKLKAIVHSYQATADQEIFIPGGLANAMLYGKAPYHKAVFQTLVERVTGRLNVIDSILAKRTFLVGERVTLADIFVVTAVTNIFTTWFDAPARAKVPNLLRFVETIINHPKLKEIFTPIEFSEKAPAPQPPVNKDQKKKEEPKPKAEKAPKAPKAKEEDEDEEPAVPAEPKAKNPLDDLPKSAFNLEEWKRQYSNLDTRGANGSLAWFYEKFDKEGFSIWRVDFKYNEELTQVFMSSNQVGGFFNRLEASRKYLFGSVGVLGKANDSVITGVLVLRGQDAEPVVNVAPDWESYSFKKLNLDNADDKAFFEGAMAWDLVENGREWADGKNFK is encoded by the exons ATGGCCCCTAAGCTCACCGGTTTCCCTG GCAACTCTCGAGTTCGACGAGTCCTTTCTGTCGCTGCCCTCGCTGGcgttgagcttgagcacGACAAGTCTTTCACCTTCGCTTCTGAGTGGAAGACTCCCGAGTTCCTCGAAAAGAACCCCTTCGGTTTCCTCCCCGTCCTTGAACTCGAAGATGGCACCACTTTAAGGGAGTGTGCTGCTATTGCCGAGTACA TTGCCGAGATTGGTTCTAACAAGAACCTCATTCCTTCTGACCCCAAGCTTAAGGCCATTGTCCACTCCTACCAGGCCACCGCCGACCAGGagatcttcatccccgGTGGTCTTGCCAACGCTATGCTCTACGGCAAGGCCCCCTACCACAAGGCTGTCTTCCAAACTCTCGTAGAACGTGTCACTGGCCGACTCAACGTCATCGACTCTATCCTCGCTAAGAGGACTTTCCTTGTTGGTGAGCGAGTCACCCTTGCCGACATCTTTGTCGTGACCGCTGTTAccaacatcttcaccaCTTGGTTCGACGCTCCTGCCCGTGCCAAGGTCCCCAACCTTCTCCGATTCGTCGAGAC CATCATTAACCACCCTAAGCTCAAGGAGATTTTCACTCCTATCGAGTTCTCCGAGAAGGCCCCTGCTCCTCAGCCTCCTGTTAACAAGgaccagaagaagaaggaggagccCAAGCCTAAAGCGGAGAAGGCCCCCAAGGCCCCTaaggccaaggaggaggacgaggacgaggagccCGCTGTCCCCGCTGAGcccaaggccaagaacCCCCTCGATGACCTTCCCAAGTCTGCTTTCAACCTTGAGGAGTGGAAGAGGCAGTACTCTAACCTTGACACCCGAGGTGCCAACGGTTCTCTTGCCTGGTTCTACGAGAAGTTTGACAAGGAGGGCTTTTCCATTTGGAGGGTTGATTTCAAGTACAACGAGGAGTTGACCCAGGTCTTCATGTCCAGCAACCAG GTTGGCGGGTTCTTCAACCGTCTCGAGGCTTCCCGAAAGTACCTCTTCGGCTCTGTTGGTGTCCTCGGCAAGGCCAACGACTCCGTTATCACTGGTGTTCTCGTTCTCCGAGGCCAAGATGCCGAGCCTGTTGTTAACGTCGCTCCCGACTGGGAGTCTTACTCTTTCAAGAAGCTTAACCTCGACAACGCCGACGACAAGGCCTTCTTCGAGGGTGCCATGGCttgggatcttgttgaGAACGGCAGGGAGTGGGCCGACGGAAAGAACTTCAAGTAA
- a CDS encoding hypothetical protein (Similar to gi|17064846|gb|AAL32577.1| putative protein kinase [Arabidopsis thaliana], FASTA scores: opt: 1283, E(): 8e-53, (41.746% identity (67.552% similar) in 527 aa overlap (2-497:247-747)); HMMPfam hit to Pkinase, Protein kinase domain, score: 299.4, E(): 5.3e-87), whose protein sequence is MDSEGRNTAPLQPSPASPSRHQSPLAENQGSSSSISKGKKKSLLDGVAHNGESPSSPGPISIKRRLVRPKKIRQSHGDVSPPASVDPQIRQETLAVAEPEPLKPARSPSLRQSSRSPSRHPSPAASTPSFADAPLPPPPRSRFAPPRSAHPPLVSCRSVYNYTRLNHIEEGTYGVVFRARCNDTGEIYALKKLKLDEEKQGFPITSLREVMALMISGGHENVVGIREIVVGDTLNQVFIVMPFIEHDLKTLLADMPHPFLQSEVKTIMLQLLSAVAHCHANWILHRDLKTSNLLMNNRGQIKVADFGLARKFGDPLGEMTQLVVTLWYRSPELLLGGKEYTTAVDIWSIGCIFAELMQGEPLFPGRGEIDQINRIFQLLGRPNDESWPGYSTLPLVQKINPIGPMFSTLRQKFKHLTYEGHNLLSSLLCYDPERRITAEEALKHPYFSEHPLPKHPDLFSSFPSQAAGERKHKSLISPSAPVREDRMAKDSLADLDSFV, encoded by the exons ATGGACTCGGAAGGCCGTAACACTGCACCTTTACAGCCATCGCCTGCTTCCCCTTCACGCC ACCAGTCACCGTTAGCGGAAAACCAGGGAAGCTCATCATCGATTTCAAAAGGCAAGAAAAAGTCGCTGCTAGACGGAGTAGCTCACAATGGGGAATCGCCATCGTCACCCGGCCCCATCTCGATAAAGCGGCGCCTAGTCCGGCCCAAGAAGATACGGCAAAGCCATGGTGATGTATCACCACCTGCATCGGTGGACCCACAAATACGGCAGGAGACTTTGGCTGTTGCTGAACCAGAACCTCTCAAGCCCGCGCGCTCACCTTCACTTCGTCAATCTTCAAGATCCCCGTCTCGCCATCCTTCCCCGGCGGCAtcaactccttccttcGCGGATGCGCCCCTCCCACCGCCCCCTCGTTCAAGGTTTGCTCCTCCACGCTCTGCTCACCCCCCATTAGTCTCTTGTCGCTCCGTCTACAATTACACTCGTCTTAACCACATCGAAGAAGGCACTTATGGCGTTGTCTTTCGGGCGAGATGTAACGATACGGGCGAGATATACGCTTTAAAGAAGCTGAAgctggatgaagagaagcagGGGTTCCCAATAACAAGCCTGAGAGAGGTTATGGCTTTGATGATTTCAGGAGGACACGAAAACGTTGTGGGAATAAGAGAAATCGTGGTTGGAGATACTCTGAATCA GGTCTTCATTGTGATGCCATTTATCGAGCACGATCTCAAAACTCTTTTGGCAGATATGCCCCATCCATTCTTGCAGTCGGAAGTCAAAACGATCATGCTTCAGCTGTTGTCGGCAGTAGCACATTGTCACGCTAACTGGATT CTCCACCGAGATCTTAAAACATCTAATCTTTTGATGAACAATAGAGGTCAAATCAAAGTGGCCGATTTCGGATTAGCAAGGAAATTTGGCGACCCACTAGGAGAAATGACCCAGTTGGTCGTTACCCTTTGGTATAG ATCACCGGAATTGTTGTTGGGCGGCAAGGAATATACCACAGCGGTAGACATCTGGTCGATCGGATGTATATTCGCGGAATTAATGCAGGGTGAACCATTGTTTCCCGGTCGTGGCGAAATCGATCAAATTAACAGG ATTTTTCAGCTGCTGGGACGGCCCAACGACGAAAGTTGGCCAGGATATTCGACCTTGCCCCTTGTTCAGAAGATCAATCCTATAGGACCGAT GTTTTCAACCTTACGCCAAAAGTTCAAACACTTAACGTATGAAGGGCACAATCTCCTGTCTTCATTACTATGCTACGACCCCGAACGAAGGATCACTGCTGAAGAAGCGTTGAAACATCCATACTTCTC TGaacatcctcttcccaaacACCCTGATCtattttcatctttcccaaGTCAAGCTGCCGGAGAACGGAAACACAAATCACTCATTAGCCCTTCTGCGCCCGTAAGGGAGGATAGGATGGCGAAGGATAGTCTGGCGGATCTGGATTCATTTGTCTAG
- a CDS encoding hypothetical protein (HMMPfam hit to F-box, F-box domain, score: 45.1, E(): 1.9e-10; HMMPfam hit to WD40, WD domain, G-beta repeat, score: 159.3, E(): 8e-45): MPGSPPLQRHVSTKAELLQKALTLPLELRRELATSLLWSMPRNEVLALNERLNMMLQKDIVGLLPPELAFLILSRLDLGDILKCSSVSRTWRNLCNKQALWALLCATNSPPIRPLPISWAELTTQYFLPPPTDDIEDPTFDISLSDDRLSNHYDVIDGQGGMGGGGGIDPLGMSGGLRWNVWERGGAGSGEGLPVHLQRSAVNVQEFKKKEEPPISSHLAVPSANPQANFKHLYIVHHILEQRMKTPRPIGMANYMPSPPEEVKVNMPSLPPVPRPRTIDAISSIKYGGLPGHSEAVYSLSLISHSMRINMLQACPDCHVQLATPSNLSGITEGQFRLSVMETLSGAGTSPRRKLPNLSQAGGTRDLVTGRDWLLSGSRDKTLRLWQLSPAPRVVKIFHGGHTGSVLTHAIVKVPCLPFISSPQSRFSKLEIGSSAKEAKERVKVMAVSGGSDGKICLWDVEGGNGEPEKCVKAHEDSVLCVRADDERIVSCSKDKTIRLFSIHTLEPLLVIGGTADLYLHRGAVNAVGLSKDYIISASGDKTLRVWSIKTGALLACIEGHHRGIASIDFSPLPPSPINLPDGQIFRGLIVTGSSDASIRTFHLIEDRIPDLQNLEMGHSMVTSATDGSEDGYFQANTHGIPTELTGEGHKVILVPQGSFFSPCICPPGLSRMEGGVCRRCFNRGHLDLVRTVHFGKGVILSGSYDATIKVWSPTGEIIADLHGAHTGRVFSVVGDRMRIVSSGLDCRINIWDFSEGLDTSFVAP; encoded by the exons ATGCCCGGCTCGCCCCCTCTTCAGCGACATGTTTCTACTAAAGCCGAGCTACTGCAGAAGGCGCTCACACTACCTCTTGAGCTGAGACGAG AACTAGCCACCAGTCTTCTGTGGTCAATGCCAAGGAATG AGGTACTCGCGCTTAACGAGAGGCTTAATATGATGCTCCAAAAGGACATTGTGGGG CTTTTACCTCCAGAACTTGCGTTTCTGATCTTATCCAGGCTGGACCTCGGTGACATCTTGAAGTGTAGTTCCGTAAGCAGGACTTGGAGAAATTTGTGTAATAAACAAG CTCTTTGGGCCCTACTCTGTGCCACCAACTCCCCTCCCATTCGTCCGCTACCCATTTCTTGGGCAGAGTTAACTACCCAATACTtccttccacctcccaCGGACGATATCGAAGATCCGACATTCGATATATCGTTATCTGATGATCGCCTCAGCAACCATTATGACGTTATAGATGGACAAGGAGGGAtgggcggtggtggtggaatAGATCCCTTAGGCATGAGCGGAGGATTGAGATGGAATGTTTGGGAAAGAGGCGGGGCAGGCAGCGGAGAAGGCCTTCCTGTGCATTTACAAAGGTCGGCTGTGAATGTCCAAGAattcaagaagaaggaggagccGCCCATTTCTTCACATCTCGCTGTTCCATCAGCAAATCCACAAGCTAATTTCAAGCACTTATACATTGTGCATCATATCTTGGAACAACGGATGAAAACTCCTAGACCTATAGGCATGGCTAATTATATGCCATCACCTCCCGAAGAGGTAAAAGTCAACATGCCTTCACTACCACCAGTCCCTCGACCACGGACCATTGACGCGATATCGTCTATCAAATACGGTGGCCTCCCAGGTCACTCTGAAGCAGTTTACTCGCTATCCCTGATCAGCCATTCAATGCGGATCAACATGCTTCAGGCTTGCCCAGACTGTCACGTCCAGCTAGCAACACCTTCTAACCTTTCTGGCATAACAGAAGGACAATTCCGGCTATCCGTGATGGAAACGCTCAGCGGGGCGGGCACTTCTCCTCGACGTAAACTACCAAATTTAAGTCAGGCGGGAGGAACAAGGGACCTTGTGACAGGACGAGATTGGCTTTTGTCTGGTTCTCGAGATAAGACCTTACGGCTCTGGCAACTTTCCCCTGCTCCGCGGGTTGTCAAGATCTTCCATGGTGGCCATACTGGCTCCGTATTGACCCATGCTATCGTCAAAGTCCCTTGCTTGCCTTTTATTTCTTCCCCACAATCCAGATTCTCCAAGCTTGAAATCGGATCTTCGGCCAAGGAAGCCAAGGAACGAGTGAAGGTGATGGCAGTGAGTGGGGGAAGCGATGGTAAAATATGCCTTTGGGACGTAGAAGGGGGGAATGGAGAGCCAGAAAAGTGTGTTAAAGCCCACGAAGATTCGGTGCTTTGTGTCAGAGCAGACGATGAAAGAATCGTCAGTTGTTCTAAAG ACAAGACGATCAGGTTGTTTAGTATACATACTCTTGAACCGCTTTTGGTAATTGGTGGGACAGCGGATTTATATTTACATCGTGGTGCTGTCAATGCAGTTGGACTTTCGAAAGACTATAT CATCTCTGCTTCTGGCGATAAGACTTTGCGAGTGTGGTCAATAAAGACTGGAGCATTGCTTGCTTGTATTGAGGGGCATCATCGCGGTATTGCCAGCATTGATTtctcgcctcttcctccctcccccatCAATCTCCCAGATGGTCAGATATTCAGAGGCCTTATAGTTACCGGTTCCTCTGATGCTTCTATCAGGACCTTCCATCTCATTGAAGACCGGATTCCAGATTTACAGAACCTCGAAATGGGCCACTCTATGGTCACTTCCGCAACGGATGGCTCTGAAGACGGATATTTCCAGGCCAACACGCATGGTATTCCTACTGAACTCACTGGAGAGGGACATAAGGTTATCCTAGTGCCTCAAGGAtcgttcttctctccttgcaTTTGCCCACCGGGATTGTCCAGAATGGAGGGAGGTGTCTGTAGGAGATGTTTCAATAGGGGACACCTTGACCTTGTCCGCACAGTCCACTTTGGGAAAGGGGTCATTTTGTCCGGCAGCTACGATGCGACCATCAAG GTATGGTCTCCGACAGGTGAAATTATCGCCGACCTTCATGGTGCCCATACTGGAAGGGTGTTCTCTGTCGTCGGCGACCGCATGCGCATAGTGTCGTCAGGTTTGGACTGTCGCATCAACATATGGGATTTCTCGGAGGGACTAGATACATCATTTGTGGCACCATGA